From one Lolium rigidum isolate FL_2022 chromosome 4, APGP_CSIRO_Lrig_0.1, whole genome shotgun sequence genomic stretch:
- the LOC124649479 gene encoding 24-methylenesterol C-methyltransferase 2-like, whose translation MEPATMAWTLAAAGFALVYWFVWVMGAAEVQGKRAVDLQMGSIADDKVGDRYSQYWSFFRSPKDTAAAATADKVPAFVDTFYNLVTDIYEWGWGQSFHFSPSLPGRSHRDATRVHEERVADLLQAKPTHRLLDVGCGVGGPMRAIAAHSGSHVVGITINEYQVNRARAHNRKAGLDARCEVVCGNFMAMPFPDASFDAAYSIEATCHAPSLRDVYGEVFRVLKPAGLYVSYEWVTTPLYRADDPDHVEAIHGIERGDALPGLRRQDEIAAVAKEVGFEVVKELDLALPPAHPWWTRLKMGRLSYWRNSLLIRALTLLRVAPKGVSEVHEMLYETAHHLTRGGETGIFTPMHMVLLRKPENPTTAAA comes from the coding sequence ATGGAGCCGGCCACCATGGCATGGACGCTGGCCGCCGCCGGCTTCGCGCTCGTCTACTGGTTCGTCTGGGTCATGGGCGCCGCCGAGGTGCAGGGCAAGCGCGCCGTCGACCTCCAGATGGGATCCATCGCCGACGACAAGGTCGGGGACAGGTACTCCCAGTACTGGTCCTTCTTCCGCAGCCCCAAggacacggccgccgccgccaccgccgacaagGTGCCGGCTTTCGTCGACACCTTCTACAACCTCGTCACCGACATCTACGAGTGGGGCTGGGGCCAGTCCTTCCACTTCTCCCCCTCCCTCCCGGGCCGCTCGCACCGCGACGCCACGCGGGTCCACGAGGAGCGCGTCGCCGACCTGCTCCAGGCCAAACCCACCCACCGCCTGCTCGACGTCGGCTGCGGCGTCGGCGGGCCCATGCGCGCCATCGCCGCGCACTCCGGCTCCCACGTCGTCGGCATCACCATCAACGAGTACCAGGTCAACCGCGCCCGCGCGCACAACCGCAAGGCCGGCCTCGACGCGCGCTGCGAGGTGGTGTGCGGCAACTTCATGGCCATGCCCTTCCCGGACGCCTCCTTCGACGCCGCATACTCCATCGAGGCCACCTGCCACGCGCCCAGCCTGCGCGACGTCTACGGCGAGGTCTTCCGCGTGCTCAAGCCCGCCGGCCTCTACGTCTCCTACGAGTGGGTCACCACCCCGCTCTACCGCGCCGACGACCCGGACCACGTCGAGGCCATCCACGGCATCGAGCGCGGCGACGCGCTCCCGGGCCTCCGCCGGCAGGACGAGATCGCCGCCGTCGCTAAAGAAGTCGGCTTCGAGGTCGTCAAGGAGCTCGACCtcgcgctgccgccggcgcacccctggtgGACGCGCCTCAAGATGGGACGCCTCTCCTACTGGCGCAACTCGCTGCTCATCCGGGCGCTCACCCTGCTGCGCGTCGCGCCCAAGGGCGTCTCCGAGGTGCACGAGATGCTCTACGAGACGGCGCACCACCTCACCCGCGGCGGCGAGACCGGAATCTTCACACCCATGCACATGGTGCTGCTCCGCAAGCCGGAAAACCCCACCACCGCTGCCGCCTAA